From Alphaproteobacteria bacterium, the proteins below share one genomic window:
- a CDS encoding threonine dehydratase, translating to MFDLAQLEAAATLVRTAMPPTPQYAWPLLAERVGCEIWVKHENHTPTGAFKVRGGLVYFDGLARSGYTGGVISATRGNHGQSLPFAARRHGIPVTIVVPEGNSREKNAAMRALGATLVEYGRDFDAAREHAQALAEAHGLHMVPAFHPDLVRGVATYALELFRAVADLDTVYVPIGMGSGICGLIRTRDLLGLRTRIVGVVARGAPAYARSFAAGRVVATESADTFADGVACRMPNPDALAIIRAGADRIVEVTDAQIAQAIAVHYTDTHNLAEGAGAAALAAAMHEGDAVRGRRIGTILSGGNIDAALFLSLVGPVLTEGTKGAMAQVR from the coding sequence ATGTTCGACCTCGCCCAACTGGAAGCCGCGGCGACCCTGGTCCGCACCGCGATGCCGCCGACTCCGCAATATGCCTGGCCGCTGCTGGCCGAACGCGTCGGCTGCGAGATCTGGGTCAAGCACGAGAACCACACGCCGACCGGCGCGTTCAAGGTGCGCGGCGGTCTGGTCTACTTCGACGGCCTCGCCCGGTCGGGGTACACGGGCGGCGTGATCAGCGCCACGCGCGGCAACCACGGCCAGAGCCTGCCGTTCGCCGCCCGCCGCCACGGCATCCCGGTCACGATCGTCGTGCCGGAGGGCAACAGCCGCGAGAAGAACGCGGCGATGCGGGCTCTGGGCGCGACGTTGGTCGAGTACGGGCGCGATTTCGACGCCGCCCGCGAGCACGCGCAGGCGCTGGCCGAGGCGCACGGCCTGCACATGGTGCCTGCATTCCATCCCGATCTGGTGCGCGGTGTCGCGACCTATGCGCTGGAGCTGTTCCGGGCCGTGGCGGACCTGGACACGGTCTACGTGCCGATCGGGATGGGGTCCGGCATCTGCGGGCTGATCCGCACGCGCGACCTGCTGGGATTGCGGACCCGCATTGTCGGCGTGGTCGCCCGCGGCGCACCCGCCTATGCCCGCTCGTTCGCTGCGGGTCGCGTGGTCGCAACCGAATCGGCCGACACATTCGCCGACGGCGTCGCCTGCCGGATGCCGAACCCGGACGCGCTGGCGATCATCCGGGCCGGCGCCGACCGCATCGTCGAGGTGACGGACGCGCAGATCGCGCAGGCGATCGCGGTCCACTACACCGACACCCACAACCTGGCCGAGGGCGCGGGCGCCGCGGCGCTGGCCGCGGCCATGCACGAAGGCGACGCCGTCCGCGGGCGGCGCATCGGCACCATTCTCAGCGGCGGCAACATCGATGCCGCGCTGTTCCTGTCGCTGGTCGGCCCGGTTCTGACGGAAGGGACGAAGGGGGCAATGGCCCAGGTTCGGTAG
- a CDS encoding response regulator, giving the protein MSKKAPRLLIVDDDKMMRRVLSDYAWLLGWSSIAASDGGAGYLAAQNERFDAIVTDCHMPRFGGIEMIGRIRAGTGPNADTPMLVVTGMNNEDTQRQAYAAGATAFIVKPVSLDEFRHIVESALSADNGAKTALGSAA; this is encoded by the coding sequence GTGAGCAAGAAGGCCCCCCGACTACTGATCGTCGACGACGACAAGATGATGCGCCGCGTGCTGAGCGACTATGCTTGGCTGCTGGGCTGGTCCAGCATTGCCGCCAGCGATGGCGGCGCCGGCTATCTCGCCGCCCAGAACGAGCGCTTCGACGCGATCGTCACCGACTGTCACATGCCGCGCTTCGGCGGGATCGAGATGATCGGCCGGATCCGCGCCGGCACCGGCCCGAATGCCGACACCCCGATGCTGGTGGTGACGGGCATGAACAACGAGGACACCCAGCGCCAGGCCTATGCCGCGGGCGCGACGGCGTTCATCGTCAAGCCGGTGTCGCTGGACGAGTTCCGGCACATCGTGGAGTCGGCACTGTCCGCCGACAACGGGGCCAAGACCGCCCTCGGCTCGGCCGCTTAA